In Arvicanthis niloticus isolate mArvNil1 chromosome 4, mArvNil1.pat.X, whole genome shotgun sequence, a single window of DNA contains:
- the Atxn7l2 gene encoding ataxin-7-like protein 2 isoform X3, with translation MTLIKEDMSIFGHCPAHDDFYLVVCNHCSQVVKPQAFQKHCERRHGPLSKLYARAPPPPPAPASSQKCHVVNGQGPACRAPGSTKTSSREKGQGSRSRGHQPPEKTQKDSLCLFVPVVNLEKMSSLPKPDGHGIRVAPPSAFLSQPGGLPKDSPGKVPTAPSPKEPPGRETIELIPGEGSSHRAEGSPPEKEPSGARLPPKTHRKMARKEFDLNRQCGVINPETKKICTRLLTCKIHSVHQRREVPGRAKDFDVLVAELKASSRKGESPKEKSPARKEPALERPSQEPPTAVQGVAAVAAPNTTFSSLSKQTYPYCALPRSHASSESEVDDEGPCGGDGDPGLFPFPLPRGGAQASSEESEEEGISDDLHLSPDCHYATRPPRPQAFCTFGSRLVSPGCYVFSRRLDRFCSALSSMLERHLSSHMWKKIPPAAEPPSHLVSPSLSDPLSPSSMGSCPRLPGPPPRPACPASIPPIKDSLVPSYPAGSPSVAAACSQAECMGGSQAITSPLPANTPSPSFSKLPPSKASKSSKGKEGVEMEAPSRKRKLSPGPTTFKRTCILEPAGKGKPSSCRGLSTKTKTALNLGLNGTVGPRVKRAGPLDCRGSPHSSPIPVKASQLENRGVAGHPAKVLPTNCLSEEEVAKKRKNLATYCRPVKAKHCQAGVPPDGTCSVRRKKPGPALPFEEKCSTLKSKAH, from the exons ATGACCCTCATTAAAGAAG ACATGTCCATCTTCGGGCACTGCCCTGCCCATGATGACTTCTATTTGGTTGTATGTAACCACTGCAGCCAGGTGGTGAAGCCTCAAGCCTTCCAGAAGCATTGCG AAAGAAGACATGGGCCCCTCAGCAAGCTTTATGCCcgggccccacccccacctccagccccTGCCAGCTCTCAGAAATGCCATGTAGTGAATGGGCAGGGCCCTGCTTGTAGAGCCCCAGGTTCCACCAAAACCTCCTCCAGGGAGAAGGGCCAGGGGTCCCGGAGCCGTGGCCATCAGCCTCCTGAGAAGACCCAGAAGGACAGCCTCTG CCTTTTCGTGCCTGTGGTGAATCTGGAGAAGATGTCCAGTCTCCCGAAGCCCGATGGACATGGAATCAGGGTGGCCCCACCCTCTGCTTTCCTCAGTCAGCCAGGAGGCCTCCCCAAGGACTCCCCTGGAAAAGTCCCCACGGCCCCCTCTCCTAAAGAACCTCCTGGCAGAGAGACCATCGAGCTAATCCCTGGTGAGGGCTCCAGTCACCGGGCCGAAGGCAGCCCCCCGGAGAAGGAGCCCAGTGGAGCCAGGCTTCCTCCTAAAACCCACCGAAAGATGGCTC GGAAAGAGTTTGACCTCAACAGGCAGTGTGGGGTCATAAATCCGGAGACCAAGAAGATCTGTACACGCCTATTGACTTGCAAG ATCCACTCCGTGCACCAGCGCAGGGAGGTCCCAGGCAGGGCCAAGGACTTTGATGTGCTAGTGGCTGAACTGAAGGCCAGCTCCCGAAAAGGAGAGTCTCCCAAGGAGAAGAGCCCAGCACGCAAAGAGCCAGCTCTCGAGCGGCCCTCCCAGGAACCTCCCACTGCAGTCCAGGGTGTGGCAGCAGTAGCTGCCCCCAACAccaccttctcttctctgtctaaGCAGACCTACCCATACTGTGCACTTCCCAG GTCTCATGCCTCCTCGGAGAGTGAGGTGGATGatgaaggtccctgtggtggtgatGGGGATCCAGGCCTAttccccttccctctgccccGGGGTGGGGCCCAGGCCTCcagtgaggagagtgaagaagagggGATATCTGATGACCTCCACCTTTCCCCTGACTGCCATTATGCAACTCGGCCCCCTAGGCCACAGGCG tTTTGCACATTTGGAAGCCGGCTGGTGAGCCCAGGATGTTATGTGTTTAGCCGCCGGCTGGACCGGTTTTGCTCAGCACTCAGCTCCATGCTGGAACGGCACCTCAGCTCACACATGTGGAA GAAGATCCCACCAGCGGCTGAGCCTCCATCCCATCTTGTCAGTCCATCCTTATCTGATCCCCTGAGTCCATCCTCTATGGGCAGCTGCCCCCGACTTCCAGGCCCACCCCCTCGACCTGCCTGTCCAGCCTCCATACCTCCCATCAAGGACAGTCTTGTCCCTAGCTATCCTGCAGGCTCCCCCAGTGTAGCAGCTGCCTGCAGCCAGGCAGAGTGCATGGGCGGTAGCCAGGCTATTACCTCACCGCTGCCTGCCAACACTCCATCTCCGTCCTTCAGCAAGCTGCCACCTTCCAAGGCCAGCAAGTCATCCAAAGGCAAGGAGGGGGTGGAGATGGAGGCCCCTTCTCGAAAGCGGAAGTTATCCCCTGGCCCTACCACTTTCAAACGGACCTGCATCCTAGAGCCTGCTGGAAAAGGCAAACCCTCTAGCTGTCGGGGTCTTTCAACCAAGACTAAAACAGCCCTGAACTTGGGGCTTAATGGAACAGTGGGGCCACGAGTGAAACGAGCAGGTCCCCTGGACTGTCGGGGTTCCCCTCATTCATCCCCCATACCAGTCAAGGCTTCTCAGCTAGAAAACCGGGGAGTAGCTGGACACCCAGCTAAGGTCCTGCCAACCAACTGCCTCTCTGAGGAGGAGGTAGCCAAGAAGCGGAAAAACCTGGCCACTTACTGCCGGCCAGTCAAGGCCAAGCACTGTCAGGCTGGTGTCCCTCCTGATGGGACCTGCTCTGTGCGACGCAAGAAGCCAGGCCCAGCCCTGCCCTTTGAGGAGAAGTGCTCTACACTGAAG TCAAAAGCTCACTAA
- the Atxn7l2 gene encoding ataxin-7-like protein 2 isoform X2, with amino-acid sequence MAVRERAVAAMAALERRVPSLDDFAGQSWSSWVERADLPAADGAELEESSKNTKKLDAMTLIKEDMSIFGHCPAHDDFYLVVCNHCSQVVKPQAFQKHCERRHGPLSKLYARAPPPPPAPASSQKCHVVNGQGPACRAPGSTKTSSREKGQGSRSRGHQPPEKTQKDSLCQPGGLPKDSPGKVPTAPSPKEPPGRETIELIPGEGSSHRAEGSPPEKEPSGARLPPKTHRKMARKEFDLNRQCGVINPETKKICTRLLTCKIHSVHQRREVPGRAKDFDVLVAELKASSRKGESPKEKSPARKEPALERPSQEPPTAVQGVAAVAAPNTTFSSLSKQTYPYCALPRSHASSESEVDDEGPCGGDGDPGLFPFPLPRGGAQASSEESEEEGISDDLHLSPDCHYATRPPRPQAFCTFGSRLVSPGCYVFSRRLDRFCSALSSMLERHLSSHMWKKIPPAAEPPSHLVSPSLSDPLSPSSMGSCPRLPGPPPRPACPASIPPIKDSLVPSYPAGSPSVAAACSQAECMGGSQAITSPLPANTPSPSFSKLPPSKASKSSKGKEGVEMEAPSRKRKLSPGPTTFKRTCILEPAGKGKPSSCRGLSTKTKTALNLGLNGTVGPRVKRAGPLDCRGSPHSSPIPVKASQLENRGVAGHPAKVLPTNCLSEEEVAKKRKNLATYCRPVKAKHCQAGVPPDGTCSVRRKKPGPALPFEEKCSTLKSKAH; translated from the exons GGGCTGAACTAGAGGAGAGTAGCAAAAACACGAAGAAGCTGGACGCCATGACCCTCATTAAAGAAG ACATGTCCATCTTCGGGCACTGCCCTGCCCATGATGACTTCTATTTGGTTGTATGTAACCACTGCAGCCAGGTGGTGAAGCCTCAAGCCTTCCAGAAGCATTGCG AAAGAAGACATGGGCCCCTCAGCAAGCTTTATGCCcgggccccacccccacctccagccccTGCCAGCTCTCAGAAATGCCATGTAGTGAATGGGCAGGGCCCTGCTTGTAGAGCCCCAGGTTCCACCAAAACCTCCTCCAGGGAGAAGGGCCAGGGGTCCCGGAGCCGTGGCCATCAGCCTCCTGAGAAGACCCAGAAGGACAGCCTCTG TCAGCCAGGAGGCCTCCCCAAGGACTCCCCTGGAAAAGTCCCCACGGCCCCCTCTCCTAAAGAACCTCCTGGCAGAGAGACCATCGAGCTAATCCCTGGTGAGGGCTCCAGTCACCGGGCCGAAGGCAGCCCCCCGGAGAAGGAGCCCAGTGGAGCCAGGCTTCCTCCTAAAACCCACCGAAAGATGGCTC GGAAAGAGTTTGACCTCAACAGGCAGTGTGGGGTCATAAATCCGGAGACCAAGAAGATCTGTACACGCCTATTGACTTGCAAG ATCCACTCCGTGCACCAGCGCAGGGAGGTCCCAGGCAGGGCCAAGGACTTTGATGTGCTAGTGGCTGAACTGAAGGCCAGCTCCCGAAAAGGAGAGTCTCCCAAGGAGAAGAGCCCAGCACGCAAAGAGCCAGCTCTCGAGCGGCCCTCCCAGGAACCTCCCACTGCAGTCCAGGGTGTGGCAGCAGTAGCTGCCCCCAACAccaccttctcttctctgtctaaGCAGACCTACCCATACTGTGCACTTCCCAG GTCTCATGCCTCCTCGGAGAGTGAGGTGGATGatgaaggtccctgtggtggtgatGGGGATCCAGGCCTAttccccttccctctgccccGGGGTGGGGCCCAGGCCTCcagtgaggagagtgaagaagagggGATATCTGATGACCTCCACCTTTCCCCTGACTGCCATTATGCAACTCGGCCCCCTAGGCCACAGGCG tTTTGCACATTTGGAAGCCGGCTGGTGAGCCCAGGATGTTATGTGTTTAGCCGCCGGCTGGACCGGTTTTGCTCAGCACTCAGCTCCATGCTGGAACGGCACCTCAGCTCACACATGTGGAA GAAGATCCCACCAGCGGCTGAGCCTCCATCCCATCTTGTCAGTCCATCCTTATCTGATCCCCTGAGTCCATCCTCTATGGGCAGCTGCCCCCGACTTCCAGGCCCACCCCCTCGACCTGCCTGTCCAGCCTCCATACCTCCCATCAAGGACAGTCTTGTCCCTAGCTATCCTGCAGGCTCCCCCAGTGTAGCAGCTGCCTGCAGCCAGGCAGAGTGCATGGGCGGTAGCCAGGCTATTACCTCACCGCTGCCTGCCAACACTCCATCTCCGTCCTTCAGCAAGCTGCCACCTTCCAAGGCCAGCAAGTCATCCAAAGGCAAGGAGGGGGTGGAGATGGAGGCCCCTTCTCGAAAGCGGAAGTTATCCCCTGGCCCTACCACTTTCAAACGGACCTGCATCCTAGAGCCTGCTGGAAAAGGCAAACCCTCTAGCTGTCGGGGTCTTTCAACCAAGACTAAAACAGCCCTGAACTTGGGGCTTAATGGAACAGTGGGGCCACGAGTGAAACGAGCAGGTCCCCTGGACTGTCGGGGTTCCCCTCATTCATCCCCCATACCAGTCAAGGCTTCTCAGCTAGAAAACCGGGGAGTAGCTGGACACCCAGCTAAGGTCCTGCCAACCAACTGCCTCTCTGAGGAGGAGGTAGCCAAGAAGCGGAAAAACCTGGCCACTTACTGCCGGCCAGTCAAGGCCAAGCACTGTCAGGCTGGTGTCCCTCCTGATGGGACCTGCTCTGTGCGACGCAAGAAGCCAGGCCCAGCCCTGCCCTTTGAGGAGAAGTGCTCTACACTGAAG TCAAAAGCTCACTAA
- the Atxn7l2 gene encoding ataxin-7-like protein 2 isoform X1, with amino-acid sequence MAVRERAVAAMAALERRVPSLDDFAGQSWSSWVERADLPAADGAELEESSKNTKKLDAMTLIKEDMSIFGHCPAHDDFYLVVCNHCSQVVKPQAFQKHCERRHGPLSKLYARAPPPPPAPASSQKCHVVNGQGPACRAPGSTKTSSREKGQGSRSRGHQPPEKTQKDSLCLFVPVVNLEKMSSLPKPDGHGIRVAPPSAFLSQPGGLPKDSPGKVPTAPSPKEPPGRETIELIPGEGSSHRAEGSPPEKEPSGARLPPKTHRKMARKEFDLNRQCGVINPETKKICTRLLTCKIHSVHQRREVPGRAKDFDVLVAELKASSRKGESPKEKSPARKEPALERPSQEPPTAVQGVAAVAAPNTTFSSLSKQTYPYCALPRSHASSESEVDDEGPCGGDGDPGLFPFPLPRGGAQASSEESEEEGISDDLHLSPDCHYATRPPRPQAFCTFGSRLVSPGCYVFSRRLDRFCSALSSMLERHLSSHMWKKIPPAAEPPSHLVSPSLSDPLSPSSMGSCPRLPGPPPRPACPASIPPIKDSLVPSYPAGSPSVAAACSQAECMGGSQAITSPLPANTPSPSFSKLPPSKASKSSKGKEGVEMEAPSRKRKLSPGPTTFKRTCILEPAGKGKPSSCRGLSTKTKTALNLGLNGTVGPRVKRAGPLDCRGSPHSSPIPVKASQLENRGVAGHPAKVLPTNCLSEEEVAKKRKNLATYCRPVKAKHCQAGVPPDGTCSVRRKKPGPALPFEEKCSTLKSKAH; translated from the exons GGGCTGAACTAGAGGAGAGTAGCAAAAACACGAAGAAGCTGGACGCCATGACCCTCATTAAAGAAG ACATGTCCATCTTCGGGCACTGCCCTGCCCATGATGACTTCTATTTGGTTGTATGTAACCACTGCAGCCAGGTGGTGAAGCCTCAAGCCTTCCAGAAGCATTGCG AAAGAAGACATGGGCCCCTCAGCAAGCTTTATGCCcgggccccacccccacctccagccccTGCCAGCTCTCAGAAATGCCATGTAGTGAATGGGCAGGGCCCTGCTTGTAGAGCCCCAGGTTCCACCAAAACCTCCTCCAGGGAGAAGGGCCAGGGGTCCCGGAGCCGTGGCCATCAGCCTCCTGAGAAGACCCAGAAGGACAGCCTCTG CCTTTTCGTGCCTGTGGTGAATCTGGAGAAGATGTCCAGTCTCCCGAAGCCCGATGGACATGGAATCAGGGTGGCCCCACCCTCTGCTTTCCTCAGTCAGCCAGGAGGCCTCCCCAAGGACTCCCCTGGAAAAGTCCCCACGGCCCCCTCTCCTAAAGAACCTCCTGGCAGAGAGACCATCGAGCTAATCCCTGGTGAGGGCTCCAGTCACCGGGCCGAAGGCAGCCCCCCGGAGAAGGAGCCCAGTGGAGCCAGGCTTCCTCCTAAAACCCACCGAAAGATGGCTC GGAAAGAGTTTGACCTCAACAGGCAGTGTGGGGTCATAAATCCGGAGACCAAGAAGATCTGTACACGCCTATTGACTTGCAAG ATCCACTCCGTGCACCAGCGCAGGGAGGTCCCAGGCAGGGCCAAGGACTTTGATGTGCTAGTGGCTGAACTGAAGGCCAGCTCCCGAAAAGGAGAGTCTCCCAAGGAGAAGAGCCCAGCACGCAAAGAGCCAGCTCTCGAGCGGCCCTCCCAGGAACCTCCCACTGCAGTCCAGGGTGTGGCAGCAGTAGCTGCCCCCAACAccaccttctcttctctgtctaaGCAGACCTACCCATACTGTGCACTTCCCAG GTCTCATGCCTCCTCGGAGAGTGAGGTGGATGatgaaggtccctgtggtggtgatGGGGATCCAGGCCTAttccccttccctctgccccGGGGTGGGGCCCAGGCCTCcagtgaggagagtgaagaagagggGATATCTGATGACCTCCACCTTTCCCCTGACTGCCATTATGCAACTCGGCCCCCTAGGCCACAGGCG tTTTGCACATTTGGAAGCCGGCTGGTGAGCCCAGGATGTTATGTGTTTAGCCGCCGGCTGGACCGGTTTTGCTCAGCACTCAGCTCCATGCTGGAACGGCACCTCAGCTCACACATGTGGAA GAAGATCCCACCAGCGGCTGAGCCTCCATCCCATCTTGTCAGTCCATCCTTATCTGATCCCCTGAGTCCATCCTCTATGGGCAGCTGCCCCCGACTTCCAGGCCCACCCCCTCGACCTGCCTGTCCAGCCTCCATACCTCCCATCAAGGACAGTCTTGTCCCTAGCTATCCTGCAGGCTCCCCCAGTGTAGCAGCTGCCTGCAGCCAGGCAGAGTGCATGGGCGGTAGCCAGGCTATTACCTCACCGCTGCCTGCCAACACTCCATCTCCGTCCTTCAGCAAGCTGCCACCTTCCAAGGCCAGCAAGTCATCCAAAGGCAAGGAGGGGGTGGAGATGGAGGCCCCTTCTCGAAAGCGGAAGTTATCCCCTGGCCCTACCACTTTCAAACGGACCTGCATCCTAGAGCCTGCTGGAAAAGGCAAACCCTCTAGCTGTCGGGGTCTTTCAACCAAGACTAAAACAGCCCTGAACTTGGGGCTTAATGGAACAGTGGGGCCACGAGTGAAACGAGCAGGTCCCCTGGACTGTCGGGGTTCCCCTCATTCATCCCCCATACCAGTCAAGGCTTCTCAGCTAGAAAACCGGGGAGTAGCTGGACACCCAGCTAAGGTCCTGCCAACCAACTGCCTCTCTGAGGAGGAGGTAGCCAAGAAGCGGAAAAACCTGGCCACTTACTGCCGGCCAGTCAAGGCCAAGCACTGTCAGGCTGGTGTCCCTCCTGATGGGACCTGCTCTGTGCGACGCAAGAAGCCAGGCCCAGCCCTGCCCTTTGAGGAGAAGTGCTCTACACTGAAG TCAAAAGCTCACTAA